A stretch of the Candidatus Hydrogenedentota bacterium genome encodes the following:
- a CDS encoding DUF4080 domain-containing protein has product MTEVPGENSIVLATVVARYSHTAFGQRCVAANMGPLRPRCRCFEFTQDDAPADMAEAILACNPGVVGLGAYIWNADTVRRLARLLKRLRPALWVVVGGPETWSDTAETDYAADYLVRGEGEAAFPALCVKLLKNAPPPGRVITPPPCDLNTLELPYAACTDEDIAHRVLYVETSRGCLGRCAFCVSAREHKMRFFPLPPLFAAMGALLARGARRFKFVDRTFNARLDRFHAVLEFFLERWQPGMELHLELHPELLSDAMVEMLARFPRNGLHLEVGVQSLSPATLEAVHRPQSPDRALAALHTLRKNTGARIHADLIAGLPGEGLAAFGEGFDRLLSTGIPEIQVGILKCLPGSPMDQAPPEGALFSPEPPYEVLETKELSFFTLQRLKRFSRHFDRYFNCGAFPRTMERVFATKSSPFEAFLLLSAETWEATGKSWGLSIETRAACLQRYLEAHTSHDAEDIARVIAGDIARRPRSVPGADV; this is encoded by the coding sequence ATGACCGAAGTTCCCGGGGAAAACAGCATCGTCCTGGCCACCGTGGTGGCGCGGTATTCGCACACCGCGTTCGGGCAGCGCTGTGTCGCGGCCAACATGGGCCCGCTCCGCCCGCGCTGCCGGTGTTTCGAGTTCACGCAGGACGACGCCCCGGCGGACATGGCGGAGGCGATTCTGGCGTGCAACCCCGGCGTGGTCGGCCTGGGCGCCTACATCTGGAACGCCGACACGGTCCGCCGGCTGGCCCGCCTGCTGAAACGGCTGCGTCCGGCGCTGTGGGTCGTGGTGGGCGGGCCGGAAACCTGGTCGGACACGGCGGAGACGGACTACGCGGCGGACTATCTGGTGCGCGGCGAGGGTGAGGCGGCGTTCCCCGCGCTGTGCGTGAAACTGCTTAAGAACGCCCCGCCGCCGGGCCGGGTGATCACGCCGCCGCCGTGCGACCTGAACACCCTGGAGCTTCCTTACGCCGCCTGCACGGACGAGGACATCGCCCACCGGGTGCTGTATGTGGAGACGTCGCGGGGCTGCCTGGGCCGGTGCGCGTTCTGCGTGTCGGCGCGGGAGCACAAAATGCGCTTCTTCCCCCTGCCGCCGCTCTTCGCGGCCATGGGCGCGCTCCTCGCGCGGGGCGCGCGGCGCTTCAAGTTCGTGGACCGCACGTTCAACGCGCGGCTGGACCGCTTCCACGCCGTGCTGGAGTTTTTCCTGGAGCGGTGGCAGCCGGGCATGGAGCTGCATCTGGAGCTGCATCCCGAGCTGCTGTCGGACGCCATGGTGGAGATGCTCGCGCGGTTCCCGAGGAACGGCCTTCACCTCGAAGTGGGGGTCCAGAGCCTGTCCCCCGCCACCCTGGAAGCCGTCCACCGCCCCCAAAGCCCCGACCGGGCCCTGGCGGCCCTTCATACGCTCCGCAAGAACACCGGTGCCCGCATCCACGCGGACCTCATCGCCGGACTGCCCGGCGAGGGGCTGGCCGCCTTTGGCGAGGGGTTCGACCGGCTGCTTTCCACGGGCATCCCGGAAATCCAGGTGGGCATCCTGAAGTGCCTGCCCGGCTCGCCGATGGACCAGGCCCCGCCCGAGGGCGCACTGTTCTCGCCGGAGCCCCCCTACGAGGTGCTTGAGACAAAAGAACTCTCCTTTTTCACCCTTCAGCGGCTGAAGCGCTTTTCGCGCCATTTTGACCGGTACTTCAACTGCGGGGCCTTTCCGCGCACCATGGAACGGGTCTTCGCAACGAAGTCCTCCCCCTTCGAGGCCTTCCTGCTGCTCAGCGCGGAGACCTGGGAGGCGACCGGCAAGAGCTGGGGGCTCTCCATCGAGACCCGCGCCGCCTGCCTCCAGCGCTATCTTGAGGCGCACACTTCCCACGACGCCGAAGACATTGCCCGGGTGATTGCGGGCGACATCGCGCGCCGTCCCCGCAGTGTCCCCGGGGCGGACGTCTGA
- a CDS encoding HNH endonuclease, which produces MMDAQVLVLNRSWVAVNVAPLRRALLLLFQGHARVVHPSDYSLYDFPSWCALSQFGESLPDRHYVCTASLRIRHPEVIVLTDFNECVHQAVRLSRRNIFVRDRHVCQYCGRRFARAELTIDHVVPRSRGGRDTWTNLVLACVACNLRKRNRTPEEAGMPLLRRPAEPRWLPRFGTRIPPDELITWQKFVDLAYWNTEIGE; this is translated from the coding sequence ATGATGGACGCACAGGTGCTCGTGCTGAACAGGTCGTGGGTGGCGGTCAATGTGGCGCCGCTCCGGCGCGCCCTGCTGCTGCTCTTCCAGGGCCACGCGCGGGTGGTCCACCCGTCCGACTACTCCCTCTACGACTTCCCCTCCTGGTGCGCCCTGTCCCAGTTCGGCGAGTCGCTGCCGGACAGGCATTATGTCTGCACGGCCTCCCTGCGCATCCGCCACCCCGAGGTCATCGTGCTCACGGACTTCAACGAGTGCGTGCACCAGGCGGTGCGGCTTTCGCGCCGCAACATCTTCGTGCGCGACCGCCATGTCTGCCAGTATTGCGGGCGGCGCTTCGCCCGCGCCGAGCTGACCATTGACCACGTCGTGCCCCGGTCGCGCGGAGGCCGCGACACGTGGACCAATCTCGTGCTCGCCTGCGTGGCGTGCAACCTCCGAAAGCGCAACCGCACGCCGGAGGAGGCGGGCATGCCGCTCCTGCGCCGGCCCGCCGAGCCGCGCTGGCTGCCCCGCTTCGGCACGCGCATCCCCCCCGACGAGCTGATCACCTGGCAGAAGTTCGTGGACCTCGCCTACTGGAACACCGAAATCGGCGAGTAG
- a CDS encoding SUMF1/EgtB/PvdO family nonheme iron enzyme, with protein sequence MNRMWVLLGVAALAGVACLGVGCKPGEPLAGFTADPTSGVAPLKVQFTDRSVVTRESTIAGWSWTFGDGGTSTEQHPEHTYAAAGNYTVSLTVTSSYGKTNVVTLAEYVKVVPAGEPPLPVPNVVGMVQADAEAAITGAGLVVGTVTEAHHATVPAGNVISQNPAAGVEVASGSAVSLVVSRGPQPVAVPDVVDMARVAAEAAITAAGLTAGTVTEEFSATVPAGNVIRQNPVAGTSVAPGSTVALVVSLGPEMITVPSVVGMSQSAAQAAITGAGLAVGTVMEQYHATIPAGQVSSQNPASGTELAPGSVINLVVSRGPWLGGDAVTILLPGNVPLELMRIPAGSFLMGSPDTEQGRSEGDREGPVHAVTIGYDFYMGKYEVTQGQWLAVMGSWPDRAPEYYGVGANYPAYYVSWDDAQAFITAVNAHITETGQGTATLRLPSEAEWEYACRAGTQTRFYFGDSLGGEEEWCADDGVRSQYMWWHCGQNMTIANNPVGGLLPNLFGLHDMSGNVSEWCEDWWHDDYVGAPVDGSPWIVPSTSARIARGSGYYAIECRSASRGACSPWGRLESVGFRLASDQGEGEGEGEGEPALITVPNVVGMTQSAAQVAITGSGLVVGAVTEQYHATVPAGQVLSQNPASGVSVATESAVALVVSLGPEMVTVPNVVGMTESEAQTAVTGAGLVVGTVTEQYHATVPAGQVISQNPASGTSVTAGSAVALVVSLGLEMVTVPNVVGMIQSAAQAAITGAGLLVGTVTQQYHATIPAGQVISQNPAAGASVASGTAVNLVVSRGPQPVAVPDVVDMARVAAEAAITAVGLTVGTVTEDFSVTVPAGLVISQNPVAGTNVASGTAVNLVVSSGPFVGETVTILLPGNMPLELVQIPAGSFQMGAPETERGNWGSEDLVHTVTIGYDFYMGKYEVTQGQWLAVMGSWPGEEAPSSTYGAGADYPAYNVSWDDAQAFITAVNVHITATGQGSATMRLPSESEWEYACRAGTQTRFYFGDSLGVADYCEDDGVRSQYMWYCGNNADYGSKPVGGLLPNGLGLYDMSGNVYEWCEDWFHDDYTGAPSDGSAWVSPSATARVVRGGSWYYGAQDCRSANRYYEDPSGRYDIIGFRLVSVQGDDEPFQVTVPNVVGMTQITAHSAIFGAGLLVGTVTQQHHATIPAGQVISQNPASGASVASGSTVALVVSLGPETVTVPDVVGMTQSEAQTATTGAGLVVGAVTEQYNAMVPAGQVISQNPAAGADVVLGSMVDLVVSCGPWDGDDTVTILLPGDVPLELVRIPAGSFQMGAPFTELFRLSAEGPVHTVTIGYDFYMGKCEVTQGQWLAVMGTNPGGNTWDSGSGLDYPAYYVSWEDTQAFVTALNSHITATGQGPATLRLPSEAEWEYACRAGTQTRFYFGDSLDEEDYYDALCWDDSVRSQYMWYCGNTGIYGEPGCGTRPVGGLLPNGFGLHDMSGNVMEWCGDWFHDDYTGAPTDGSAWVSPPGSYRVFRGGSWANRTQYCRSASRGYNTPSYGGSGAGFRLASVR encoded by the coding sequence ATGAACAGAATGTGGGTGCTTCTTGGGGTGGCGGCGCTGGCGGGGGTTGCGTGTCTGGGGGTGGGGTGCAAGCCCGGGGAGCCGTTGGCGGGGTTCACCGCCGATCCGACGAGCGGGGTGGCCCCGCTGAAGGTCCAGTTCACGGACCGCTCGGTCGTCACCAGGGAGTCCACGATCGCGGGGTGGTCGTGGACCTTTGGGGACGGGGGCACGTCCACGGAGCAGCATCCGGAACACACCTATGCGGCGGCGGGGAACTACACCGTCTCGCTCACTGTGACCAGCAGTTACGGAAAGACCAACGTGGTTACTCTGGCGGAGTATGTAAAGGTTGTGCCCGCGGGTGAACCACCGTTACCGGTCCCCAACGTGGTGGGCATGGTCCAGGCGGATGCAGAGGCGGCGATCACGGGCGCGGGCTTGGTGGTTGGGACGGTGACGGAGGCGCACCACGCCACGGTTCCCGCCGGGAATGTCATCAGCCAGAACCCGGCGGCGGGCGTCGAAGTCGCCTCCGGCTCCGCAGTCAGCCTGGTGGTGAGCAGGGGGCCGCAGCCAGTGGCCGTTCCGGATGTTGTGGACATGGCGCGCGTCGCGGCGGAGGCCGCCATTACCGCCGCAGGCTTGACCGCGGGCACGGTGACGGAGGAATTCAGCGCCACGGTTCCCGCCGGGAATGTCATCCGCCAGAACCCTGTGGCGGGCACCAGCGTGGCGCCGGGAAGCACGGTGGCGCTGGTTGTAAGTCTCGGGCCGGAGATGATCACCGTCCCGAGTGTAGTGGGTATGTCCCAGTCTGCGGCGCAGGCTGCTATTACGGGTGCCGGCCTTGCTGTGGGCACGGTAATGGAGCAATATCACGCGACCATCCCCGCAGGCCAGGTCAGCAGCCAGAACCCTGCGTCGGGTACTGAGTTGGCACCAGGTTCGGTGATAAATTTGGTGGTTTCCCGCGGGCCGTGGCTCGGCGGGGACGCAGTGACGATCCTCCTTCCGGGGAACGTACCGCTGGAGCTGATGCGGATACCGGCGGGGAGTTTTCTGATGGGCTCTCCGGATACGGAACAGGGCCGGAGCGAGGGCGATCGTGAGGGCCCGGTGCATGCGGTGACCATTGGGTATGATTTCTACATGGGGAAGTATGAGGTGACGCAGGGGCAGTGGCTGGCGGTGATGGGATCGTGGCCGGACAGGGCGCCGGAGTATTATGGAGTGGGGGCCAATTATCCCGCCTATTACGTCTCGTGGGACGACGCCCAGGCGTTCATCACGGCGGTGAACGCGCACATCACGGAGACGGGCCAGGGTACGGCGACGCTGCGTCTGCCGAGCGAGGCGGAGTGGGAGTATGCCTGCCGGGCGGGCACGCAGACGCGGTTCTACTTCGGGGACTCCTTGGGGGGGGAGGAAGAGTGGTGTGCGGATGATGGCGTACGTAGCCAGTACATGTGGTGGCACTGCGGACAAAACATGACTATTGCCAACAATCCAGTGGGCGGGCTGCTTCCGAACTTATTTGGATTGCACGACATGAGCGGGAACGTGTCGGAGTGGTGCGAGGACTGGTGGCACGATGACTACGTTGGAGCGCCGGTGGACGGTAGCCCTTGGATAGTTCCTTCGACGTCGGCCCGGATTGCTCGGGGTAGTGGCTACTACGCAATAGAATGCCGTTCGGCGAGTCGCGGCGCCTGTAGTCCGTGGGGCAGATTAGAATCAGTGGGATTCCGCTTGGCCTCAGATCAAGGCGAAGGTGAGGGTGAGGGTGAGGGTGAACCCGCCCTAATAACGGTCCCGAATGTAGTGGGCATGACCCAGTCTGCGGCGCAGGTCGCCATTACGGGTAGCGGCCTTGTCGTCGGGGCGGTAACCGAACAGTACCATGCGACCGTCCCGGCCGGACAGGTCCTCAGCCAGAACCCGGCGTCGGGTGTCAGCGTGGCAACAGAAAGCGCGGTGGCGCTGGTTGTGAGTCTCGGGCCGGAGATGGTCACCGTCCCGAATGTTGTGGGCATGACCGAGTCCGAAGCGCAGACCGCTGTTACGGGTGCCGGCCTTGTCGTCGGGACGGTAACCGAACAGTATCACGCGACGGTCCCGGCCGGACAGGTGATTAGCCAGAACCCGGCGTCAGGTACCAGCGTGACAGCGGGAAGCGCGGTGGCGTTGGTTGTGAGTCTCGGGCTGGAGATGGTCACCGTCCCGAATGTAGTGGGCATGATCCAGTCCGCGGCGCAGGCCGCTATTACGGGTGCCGGCCTCCTTGTGGGCACGGTGACACAGCAGTATCACGCGACCATCCCGGCGGGACAGGTCATCAGCCAGAACCCTGCGGCGGGTGCCAGTGTGGCATCGGGTACAGCGGTGAACCTGGTGGTGAGCAGGGGGCCGCAGCCCGTGGCCGTTCCGGATGTTGTGGACATGGCGCGCGTGGCGGCGGAGGCCGCCATCACCGCCGTAGGCTTGACCGTGGGCACGGTGACTGAGGACTTTAGCGTCACGGTTCCTGCCGGTTTAGTCATCAGCCAGAACCCTGTGGCGGGCACCAATGTTGCATCGGGTACAGCGGTGAACCTGGTGGTCTCCAGCGGCCCCTTTGTTGGTGAGACGGTGACGATCCTCCTCCCGGGTAATATGCCGCTGGAGCTGGTGCAGATACCGGCGGGGAGTTTCCAGATGGGCGCGCCAGAAACGGAGCGAGGTAATTGGGGTTCTGAGGACCTCGTGCACACGGTGACCATCGGGTACGACTTCTACATGGGCAAGTACGAGGTGACACAGGGGCAGTGGCTGGCGGTGATGGGGTCGTGGCCGGGCGAGGAGGCACCGTCCTCCACCTACGGCGCGGGGGCCGACTATCCCGCCTATAACGTTTCGTGGGACGACGCCCAGGCGTTTATCACGGCGGTGAACGTGCACATCACGGCGACGGGCCAGGGGTCGGCGACAATGCGCCTGCCGAGCGAGTCGGAGTGGGAGTATGCCTGCCGCGCCGGCACGCAGACGCGGTTCTACTTTGGGGACTCCCTGGGGGTGGCGGACTACTGCGAGGACGACGGCGTTCGCAGTCAGTACATGTGGTACTGCGGGAATAACGCGGACTATGGTAGCAAGCCGGTGGGCGGGTTGCTGCCGAACGGCCTCGGGCTCTACGATATGAGCGGGAACGTATACGAATGGTGTGAGGACTGGTTTCACGACGACTACACCGGGGCGCCGAGTGACGGAAGCGCGTGGGTAAGTCCATCGGCCACGGCCCGGGTCGTCCGGGGCGGCAGCTGGTACTACGGCGCCCAGGACTGCCGCTCGGCGAATCGGTACTACGAAGACCCGTCGGGCCGGTACGACATCATAGGATTCCGCCTGGTCTCAGTCCAGGGTGATGATGAACCTTTCCAAGTGACCGTCCCGAATGTTGTTGGGATGACGCAGATAACAGCGCATAGCGCAATTTTCGGTGCCGGCCTCCTTGTGGGCACGGTGACGCAGCAGCACCACGCGACTATTCCCGCTGGACAGGTCATTAGCCAGAACCCTGCGTCGGGTGCCAGTGTGGCATCAGGAAGCACCGTGGCGTTGGTTGTGAGTCTCGGGCCGGAGACGGTCACCGTCCCGGATGTTGTTGGCATGACCCAGTCCGAAGCGCAGACTGCTACTACGGGTGCCGGCCTTGTCGTCGGGGCGGTGACCGAACAGTACAACGCAATGGTTCCTGCGGGACAGGTCATCAGCCAGAACCCTGCGGCGGGTGCCGATGTGGTACTAGGTTCGATGGTAGATCTTGTGGTTTCCTGCGGGCCGTGGGACGGTGACGACACGGTAACGATACTGCTTCCAGGGGATGTGCCGCTGGAGCTGGTGCGGATTCCTGCAGGGAGTTTCCAGATGGGCGCGCCGTTCACGGAGTTGTTCCGGTTGAGTGCTGAGGGGCCTGTGCACACGGTGACCATTGGGTATGATTTCTACATGGGGAAGTGTGAGGTGACGCAGGGGCAGTGGTTGGCGGTCATGGGAACAAACCCGGGCGGCAATACGTGGGATTCTGGGTCTGGTTTGGATTATCCCGCCTATTATGTGTCATGGGAGGACACGCAGGCGTTTGTCACGGCGCTAAACTCGCACATCACGGCGACGGGCCAGGGTCCGGCGACGCTGCGTCTGCCGAGCGAGGCGGAGTGGGAGTATGCCTGTCGCGCGGGCACGCAGACGCGGTTCTACTTCGGGGATTCGCTGGATGAAGAAGACTACTATGACGCCCTCTGCTGGGATGACAGCGTTCGCAGCCAGTACATGTGGTATTGCGGGAACACCGGGATCTACGGAGAGCCTGGATGCGGAACCAGACCGGTGGGCGGGTTGTTGCCGAACGGTTTCGGGTTGCACGACATGAGCGGGAACGTGATGGAGTGGTGCGGGGACTGGTTTCACGACGACTACACGGGGGCGCCGACGGACGGGAGTGCCTGGGTGAGTCCTCCGGGCTCGTACCGGGTCTTCCGGGGCGGCAGTTGGGCCAACAGGACCCAGTACTGCCGCTCGGCGAGTCGCGGCTACAACACCCCGTCGTACGGGGGCAGCGGCGCAGGGTTCCGTTTGGCCTCCGTTCGTTAG
- a CDS encoding phospholipase — translation MRCFCYDGAMGAPFTTVSRRRRRAWLLFGLVLFCALVLVLSHAAGRLTAVSAPAPAPAPAPAPATAPAPAPAPAPATAPAPAPASAGPQAVETLFFPADRADPAGPHARLLGALAGARESALCAWYDLDLPEAAEVLVDLHRRGVRTALVTEYDHRDRAPLRRAREAGVPVVFDNGSGLMHDKFCVIDGRTVWTGSVNVTANGFFRNDNHALLVASPELAENYAAEFDEMFTRRMFGAGPCLPTPHREVTAGGTRIECLFSPDDGVAEALRAFVRGARTRVDFMAFSFTSKGLAEAMAERLAAGVAVRGVFERRGAGSAASRDEWLAARGAEVWLDGNPGAMHHKVIVVDAAAVAAGSYNFSGSAETRNDENLLILHDPGIAGAFLREMDRVVAAAAAAGTAGR, via the coding sequence ATGCGGTGTTTTTGCTACGATGGGGCCATGGGTGCGCCGTTCACAACCGTCTCCCGCCGCAGGCGCCGGGCCTGGCTGCTCTTCGGGCTCGTGCTTTTCTGCGCGCTGGTCCTCGTCCTGTCCCACGCCGCGGGGCGGCTGACCGCCGTTTCCGCCCCTGCGCCCGCGCCGGCGCCCGCGCCCGCGCCCGCAACGGCACCCGCGCCCGCGCCCGCGCCCGCGCCCGCAACGGCACCCGCGCCTGCGCCCGCGTCGGCCGGGCCGCAGGCGGTCGAGACGCTCTTCTTCCCCGCCGACCGCGCGGACCCCGCCGGGCCGCACGCGCGCCTGCTGGGGGCGTTGGCGGGGGCCCGGGAGTCCGCGCTCTGCGCGTGGTACGATCTGGACCTGCCCGAGGCGGCGGAGGTGCTGGTGGACCTGCACCGGCGCGGGGTGCGGACCGCCCTGGTCACGGAATATGACCACCGCGACCGCGCGCCCCTGCGGCGCGCGAGGGAGGCGGGGGTGCCCGTGGTCTTCGACAACGGCTCGGGCCTCATGCACGACAAGTTCTGCGTGATAGACGGGCGCACCGTGTGGACGGGCTCGGTAAACGTGACGGCGAACGGCTTCTTCCGCAACGACAACCACGCGCTGCTGGTGGCGTCGCCGGAGCTGGCGGAGAACTACGCCGCCGAGTTTGACGAAATGTTCACCCGGCGAATGTTCGGGGCGGGGCCCTGCCTGCCGACGCCGCACCGCGAGGTCACGGCGGGGGGCACGCGGATCGAGTGCCTCTTCTCGCCCGACGACGGGGTGGCGGAGGCCCTGCGCGCCTTTGTGCGCGGCGCGCGGACCCGGGTGGACTTCATGGCCTTCTCCTTCACCTCGAAGGGGCTGGCGGAGGCGATGGCGGAGCGGCTGGCCGCCGGGGTGGCCGTGCGCGGCGTGTTCGAGCGGCGCGGCGCGGGGTCGGCGGCGTCGCGCGACGAGTGGCTGGCCGCGCGGGGCGCGGAGGTCTGGCTCGACGGGAACCCCGGCGCGATGCACCACAAGGTGATCGTCGTGGACGCGGCCGCCGTCGCCGCGGGCAGCTACAACTTCAGCGGGAGCGCGGAAACCCGCAACGATGAGAACCTGCTTATTCTCCACGACCCCGGCATTGCCGGGGCCTTCCTGCGCGAAATGGACCGCGTGGTGGCGGCAGCCGCGGCGGCGGGGACCGCAGGGCGGTAA
- a CDS encoding Gfo/Idh/MocA family oxidoreductase, with protein sequence MDTKPTRRDFLKAASVAGSAAVAMSAKSYARVVGANDRIGLGMIGCGDRGRGAHMTGVHPHDKAQNVEFRAVCDVWSVVREEAAKMAKDWYGIEAKQYTNYQELINNPDVDAVMIASCDHQHTRHLEAAAKAGKDAYCEKPLSMDIESLNVAYDAVKESGIIVQIGTQLRSLPSMTGAREVFKTGVLGKVGRVEQMRNDPRPYWYSRVKEAREQDVDWKEFLMYRPMRPYNSVHFTGWYGYRDFSDGTVPGFGSHFIDLVHYITGAKFPHSAVGLGGTYTWDDEYKFTCPDHAQVLWTYPEGFMVSYSTNFGNGSGDSFKIFGNEASMDLVDWDNPFVYTDGAGKPGVKNEVTKVEHVEMPDHMLDWLQCLRTRKTPNASMDAGYQHAVAVVMAMMALDSGKRMVFDPEKREVREG encoded by the coding sequence ATGGACACCAAGCCGACCCGCCGTGATTTTCTGAAAGCCGCCTCCGTCGCCGGGAGCGCGGCGGTCGCGATGAGCGCGAAGAGCTACGCCCGCGTGGTGGGGGCGAATGACCGGATCGGCCTGGGCATGATCGGCTGCGGCGACCGGGGCCGGGGCGCCCACATGACGGGGGTGCACCCGCACGACAAGGCGCAGAACGTGGAGTTCCGCGCGGTGTGCGACGTGTGGAGCGTGGTGCGGGAGGAGGCGGCGAAGATGGCGAAGGACTGGTACGGCATCGAGGCAAAGCAGTACACCAACTACCAGGAACTGATCAACAACCCGGACGTGGACGCCGTGATGATCGCGTCGTGCGACCACCAGCACACGCGGCATCTGGAGGCCGCGGCGAAGGCGGGCAAGGACGCGTACTGCGAGAAGCCGCTCTCGATGGACATCGAGAGCCTGAACGTGGCCTACGACGCCGTGAAGGAGAGCGGGATCATCGTGCAGATCGGCACGCAGCTCCGCAGCCTGCCGAGCATGACGGGGGCGCGCGAGGTGTTCAAGACGGGCGTGCTCGGGAAGGTGGGGCGCGTCGAGCAGATGCGCAACGACCCGCGCCCCTACTGGTACAGCCGGGTGAAGGAGGCGAGGGAGCAGGACGTGGACTGGAAGGAGTTCCTCATGTACCGGCCCATGCGCCCGTACAACTCGGTCCACTTCACGGGGTGGTACGGCTACCGCGACTTCTCCGACGGCACGGTCCCCGGGTTCGGCAGCCATTTCATTGACCTGGTCCACTACATCACGGGGGCGAAGTTCCCCCACAGCGCCGTGGGCCTCGGCGGCACCTACACCTGGGACGACGAGTACAAGTTCACCTGCCCGGACCACGCCCAGGTGCTGTGGACCTATCCCGAGGGGTTCATGGTGTCCTACTCCACCAACTTCGGCAACGGCTCCGGGGACAGCTTCAAGATTTTCGGCAACGAGGCCAGCATGGACCTGGTGGACTGGGACAACCCCTTCGTCTACACCGACGGCGCGGGCAAGCCGGGGGTGAAGAACGAAGTCACCAAGGTTGAGCATGTGGAGATGCCGGACCACATGCTCGACTGGCTCCAGTGCCTGCGCACCCGCAAGACGCCCAACGCCTCCATGGACGCGGGCTACCAGCACGCCGTCGCGGTGGTCATGGCCATGATGGCCCTCGACTCCGGGAAGCGGATGGTCTTCGACCCCGAAAAGCGCGAGGTCCGCGAGGGCTGA